In a single window of the Halobaculum lipolyticum genome:
- a CDS encoding NAD(P)-dependent glycerol-1-phosphate dehydrogenase, translating into MFAKSTWIKLPRNVLVGHGVLDDAGTAVAELSLGGTPLLVTSPTPDDLAGDRLRAQFDGAATVTVDTASFAAVGEIVEAAEAAGATFLVALGGGKPIDLAKMAADELGVGFVSVPTAASHDGIVSGRSSIPEGDTRHSVAADPPLAVIADTEIMANAPWALTTAGCADIISNYTAVKDWRLARRLKNVEYSEYAAALSEMTAEMLVDNADSIKRGLEESAWIVSKALVSSGVAMSIAGSSRPASGAEHLFSHQLDRIADSPALHGHQVGVGSIMTEFLHSGEQGQWRAIRDALEAIGAPTTAEELGIDEATVLEALTTAHTIRDRYTILGDGVSEEAAVEVATFTGVV; encoded by the coding sequence ATGTTCGCGAAGTCGACGTGGATCAAGCTCCCGCGGAACGTCCTGGTGGGCCACGGCGTACTCGACGACGCGGGGACGGCCGTCGCGGAGCTGTCACTGGGCGGCACTCCCCTGCTCGTCACCTCGCCGACGCCGGACGACCTCGCCGGCGACCGCCTCCGCGCGCAGTTCGACGGCGCCGCGACCGTCACCGTCGACACCGCGAGTTTCGCGGCGGTCGGCGAGATCGTCGAGGCCGCCGAGGCCGCGGGCGCGACGTTCCTCGTCGCGCTCGGCGGCGGCAAACCGATCGACCTCGCGAAGATGGCCGCCGACGAGTTGGGCGTCGGCTTCGTGTCCGTCCCGACCGCGGCGAGCCACGACGGCATCGTCTCCGGGCGCTCCTCCATTCCGGAGGGCGACACGCGCCACTCCGTCGCCGCCGACCCGCCGCTGGCGGTGATCGCCGACACCGAGATCATGGCGAACGCGCCGTGGGCGCTCACGACCGCCGGCTGCGCCGACATCATCTCCAACTACACCGCGGTCAAAGACTGGCGGCTCGCGCGCCGACTGAAGAACGTCGAGTACAGCGAGTACGCCGCCGCGCTGTCGGAGATGACCGCCGAGATGCTCGTCGACAACGCCGACTCGATCAAACGGGGGTTGGAGGAGTCGGCGTGGATCGTCTCGAAGGCGCTCGTCTCCTCGGGCGTCGCCATGTCGATCGCCGGCTCGTCGCGGCCCGCCTCCGGCGCCGAACACCTGTTCTCCCACCAGCTCGACCGGATCGCCGACAGCCCCGCGCTCCACGGCCACCAGGTCGGCGTCGGCTCGATCATGACGGAGTTCCTCCACAGCGGCGAACAGGGGCAGTGGCGCGCCATCCGCGACGCGCTGGAGGCGATCGGCGCGCCGACGACGGCCGAGGAACTGGGCATCGACGAGGCGACCGTGCTGGAGGCGCTCACCACCGCACACACGATCCGCGACCGCTACACGATCCTCGGCGACGGCGTCAGCGAGGAGGCGGCCGTCGAGGTCGCGACGTTCACCGGCGTCGTCTGA
- a CDS encoding dihydrolipoyl dehydrogenase family protein — protein MHVAIIGAYGSAGVAAAERLADHTDPADPAAPLDRLTLLDDGDPGGGLCILRGCMPSKAVLSAAAHRYRARHDDRLVGDPPELDLEAVVANKDEHVSSFASHRRSAVRALAERDGVAFRHERARFLGPRELALSGGGRLAPDYVVVATGSTLAVPDLPGVDDVDWLDSADVLDATTLPDSGVVMGFGYVGIELAAYLAEAGVDLTVIEHDARPLDDAPAPFGDDLLDLYREEFGIDVLTDTREESVEPTADGGVRLHTDRDDDRATVEADGMFLFTGRRPNLDGLGLDDAGLVPGPDWVDATMRAVGDDAGRTFVVGDANGRTPLLHVAKEQGHVAADNVLADAAGDDLAEYNPITHHVVFSGAAEYPYARVGHTADSARDAGHEVVEVEREASRDGVFAVKDAPRGRARLVVDADDGTVLGYLGLHLDADVMAKTMQVLVERGADVREVPDRAYHPTTPEILDGLFRAASAEL, from the coding sequence ATGCACGTCGCGATCATCGGGGCGTACGGCAGCGCGGGCGTCGCCGCGGCCGAGCGGCTCGCCGACCACACCGACCCGGCGGACCCGGCCGCGCCGCTGGACCGCCTCACCCTCCTCGACGACGGCGACCCCGGTGGCGGGCTGTGTATCCTCCGCGGCTGTATGCCCTCCAAGGCGGTGCTGTCGGCGGCCGCCCACCGCTACCGCGCGCGCCACGACGACCGGCTCGTCGGCGACCCGCCGGAGCTGGACCTCGAGGCCGTCGTCGCGAACAAAGACGAGCACGTCTCGTCGTTCGCGAGCCACCGCCGCTCGGCGGTCCGCGCGCTCGCCGAGCGCGACGGCGTCGCCTTCCGCCACGAACGCGCCCGGTTCCTCGGGCCGCGCGAACTCGCGCTGTCGGGCGGCGGTCGCCTCGCTCCGGACTACGTGGTCGTCGCCACCGGCTCGACCCTCGCGGTCCCGGACCTCCCCGGCGTCGACGACGTCGACTGGCTCGACAGCGCCGACGTGCTCGACGCGACCACGCTCCCCGACTCGGGGGTCGTGATGGGGTTCGGCTACGTCGGGATCGAACTGGCGGCGTACCTCGCGGAGGCGGGCGTCGACCTCACCGTGATCGAACACGACGCGCGGCCGCTGGACGACGCCCCCGCCCCGTTCGGCGACGACCTCCTGGACCTGTACCGCGAGGAGTTCGGGATCGACGTGCTCACCGACACCCGCGAGGAGTCGGTCGAACCGACCGCGGACGGCGGCGTCCGCCTCCACACCGACCGCGACGACGACCGCGCGACCGTCGAGGCGGACGGCATGTTCCTGTTCACCGGCCGCCGGCCGAACCTCGACGGTCTCGGTCTCGACGACGCGGGGCTGGTCCCCGGCCCGGACTGGGTGGACGCGACGATGCGGGCGGTCGGCGACGACGCCGGGCGGACGTTCGTCGTCGGCGACGCCAACGGCCGCACGCCGCTGCTCCACGTCGCCAAAGAGCAGGGGCACGTCGCCGCCGACAACGTGCTCGCCGACGCGGCGGGCGACGACCTCGCGGAGTACAACCCGATCACCCACCACGTCGTGTTCTCGGGCGCGGCCGAGTACCCCTACGCTCGCGTCGGCCACACGGCCGACAGCGCCCGTGATGCCGGGCACGAGGTGGTCGAGGTCGAGCGCGAGGCGAGCCGGGACGGCGTGTTCGCGGTCAAGGACGCTCCGAGGGGGCGCGCCAGACTCGTCGTCGACGCCGACGACGGCACGGTGTTGGGCTACCTCGGGCTGCACCTCGACGCGGACGTGATGGCGAAGACGATGCAGGTGCTCGTCGAGCGCGGCGCCGACGTGCGCGAGGTGCCCGACCGCGCGTACCACCCGACGACGCCGGAGATCCTCGACGGCCTGTTCCGGGCGGCGAGCGCGGAGCTGTGA
- a CDS encoding LysE family translocator, with the protein MTVLASLLAGVVFGLALAAPPGPMNAVIAEESVLRGWTAGVRAGLGAATADAIFFVLALVGAVGVLNRAPMLKGAMVGVGGLLMLYYAYGAAREVRGSFLGVDTGVADEESAGFRKALALALANPYQVLFWLTVGVGLLEPGRIDVFAVAEVTALAGALVVETGSPALVVGFFGGIGLWVTGFPGALVAARGRVEALAPVVAALSALLLAGFGVVFLADAAGTLAPVVGEAAATLVAG; encoded by the coding sequence GTGACCGTCCTCGCATCCCTCCTCGCGGGCGTCGTGTTCGGCCTCGCGCTCGCGGCGCCGCCGGGACCCATGAACGCCGTCATCGCCGAGGAGAGCGTCCTCCGCGGGTGGACGGCGGGCGTCCGCGCCGGGCTGGGCGCCGCGACGGCCGACGCGATCTTCTTCGTCCTCGCGCTGGTCGGCGCGGTCGGCGTCCTCAACCGGGCGCCGATGCTCAAGGGGGCGATGGTCGGCGTCGGCGGCCTGCTGATGCTCTACTACGCCTACGGCGCCGCCCGCGAGGTGCGCGGCTCGTTCCTCGGCGTCGACACCGGAGTCGCCGACGAGGAGTCGGCCGGCTTCCGCAAGGCGCTGGCGCTGGCGCTGGCGAACCCCTACCAGGTGTTGTTCTGGCTCACCGTCGGCGTCGGGCTGCTCGAACCCGGCCGGATCGACGTGTTCGCCGTCGCGGAGGTGACGGCGCTGGCGGGTGCGCTCGTCGTCGAGACGGGGAGCCCAGCGCTCGTGGTGGGGTTCTTCGGCGGCATCGGCCTGTGGGTGACGGGGTTCCCCGGCGCGCTGGTGGCCGCCCGCGGCAGGGTGGAGGCGCTCGCTCCCGTCGTCGCCGCGCTGTCGGCGCTGCTGCTCGCGGGGTTCGGCGTCGTCTTCCTCGCCGACGCCGCCGGCACGCTCGCCCCGGTCGTCGGCGAAGCGGCCGCGACGCTGGTGGCGGGCTGA
- a CDS encoding NAD(P)-dependent alcohol dehydrogenase: MRAARLHSYTDEMASALTIDDVDRPTVEASDDVIVEVEGAGWCQTDNHIIEGMWREYVPQELPLTLGHENAGTVVEVGSEVNTVSVGDSVICHPVMTCGTCRPCRQGEDMYCEEVRFPGLTHDGGFAEFLHTNERAVIPLPDGVDTTDIAPHADAGITAYHATKKAVRELNPGDTAVVIGVGGLGHIGLQCLDAMSAADIVALDVKESARDLAAELGARHTVDPSTEDVASVVADLTDEVGAQQVVDFVGRDETTALAPDIVAAGGDHHVVGYGGHIHEPAQSLVNGEFSYKGTLVGRYTELQELVALVERGEVELRTSRYGLDEVNEVAERLEHGEIEGRAVITP; encoded by the coding sequence ATGCGAGCAGCCAGACTCCACTCGTACACCGACGAGATGGCGAGCGCGCTCACGATCGACGACGTGGACCGACCGACGGTCGAGGCGTCCGACGACGTGATCGTCGAGGTCGAGGGGGCGGGGTGGTGCCAGACGGACAACCACATCATCGAGGGGATGTGGCGGGAGTACGTCCCACAGGAACTGCCGCTCACGCTCGGCCACGAGAACGCCGGGACGGTCGTCGAGGTCGGGTCGGAGGTGAACACGGTGTCGGTCGGCGACAGCGTCATCTGCCACCCGGTGATGACGTGCGGGACGTGCCGGCCGTGCCGGCAGGGGGAGGACATGTACTGCGAGGAGGTGCGCTTCCCCGGTCTCACCCACGACGGCGGCTTCGCGGAGTTCCTGCACACGAACGAGCGCGCGGTGATCCCGCTGCCGGACGGCGTCGACACGACCGACATCGCCCCCCACGCCGACGCCGGGATCACGGCGTACCACGCGACGAAGAAGGCGGTCCGGGAGCTGAATCCGGGCGACACCGCCGTCGTCATCGGCGTCGGCGGTCTCGGCCACATCGGTCTCCAGTGTCTCGACGCGATGAGCGCCGCCGACATCGTCGCGCTCGACGTGAAGGAGTCCGCGCGCGACCTCGCCGCGGAACTGGGCGCGCGCCACACCGTCGACCCGTCGACGGAGGACGTGGCGAGCGTCGTCGCCGACCTCACCGACGAGGTGGGGGCACAGCAGGTGGTCGACTTCGTGGGGCGCGACGAGACGACGGCGCTGGCGCCCGACATCGTCGCCGCGGGCGGCGACCACCACGTCGTCGGCTACGGCGGCCACATCCACGAGCCGGCACAGTCACTCGTGAACGGGGAGTTCAGCTACAAGGGGACGCTCGTCGGCCGATACACCGAACTACAGGAACTCGTCGCGCTCGTCGAGCGCGGCGAGGTCGAACTGCGCACCAGCCGCTACGGCCTCGACGAGGTGAACGAGGTCGCCGAGCGCCTCGAACACGGCGAGATCGAGGGGCGTGCCGTGATCACGCCGTAG
- a CDS encoding TMEM165/GDT1 family protein → MNYWEIVVVAAVSQLAVLPGEKVQFIIAGLSTRYRPAVVVAAAGSAFAGWTALEIAFGAALQEVLSGTVLDAVTALLFLAFAVLLVRSAPAGGDTQGEDRAVETDGGEVLGRVDGTVTLLGHEFSGRLGSFLSIFAMMAAGEFGDKTQLITIGLAAQYGATSAIWVGEMAAILPVSLANAYLFHRFSHRFDVRKAHLAGAALFAFFGLDTVLALATGFSVWETVVGAVSGAALALV, encoded by the coding sequence GTGAACTACTGGGAGATCGTCGTCGTCGCGGCCGTCTCACAGCTGGCCGTCCTGCCCGGTGAGAAGGTCCAGTTCATCATCGCCGGGCTCTCGACGCGCTACCGGCCGGCGGTCGTCGTCGCGGCCGCCGGCAGCGCCTTCGCCGGCTGGACGGCGCTTGAGATAGCCTTCGGCGCGGCGCTGCAGGAGGTGCTGTCGGGAACCGTGCTCGACGCGGTCACCGCGCTCCTGTTCCTCGCGTTCGCGGTGCTGCTCGTGCGCTCGGCGCCCGCCGGCGGCGACACGCAGGGAGAGGATCGCGCCGTCGAGACGGACGGCGGCGAGGTGCTCGGGCGCGTCGACGGCACGGTGACGCTGTTGGGCCACGAGTTCTCCGGGCGGCTGGGGAGTTTCCTCTCCATCTTCGCGATGATGGCCGCCGGCGAGTTCGGCGACAAGACGCAGCTGATCACGATCGGGCTGGCGGCCCAGTACGGCGCGACCTCCGCGATCTGGGTCGGCGAGATGGCGGCGATCCTGCCGGTGAGCCTGGCGAACGCCTACCTGTTCCACCGCTTCAGCCACCGCTTCGACGTCCGGAAGGCGCACCTCGCGGGTGCCGCGCTGTTCGCCTTCTTCGGGCTGGACACGGTGTTGGCGCTGGCGACCGGCTTCTCCGTGTGGGAGACCGTCGTCGGGGCGGTGTCCGGCGCGGCGCTGGCGCTGGTGTAG
- a CDS encoding FAD-dependent oxidoreductase, with protein sequence MSESPNVVVAGAGLAGLVAARRLAAAGAEVTVYERRPEVGGRVRTRHEDGFTLDRGFQVLFTGYPAVRRELDVAALDLRGFRPGAVICSTAEGTRSVLSDPLRDPRALVESVFNREVTTTDKLRTLALRQDLAGRDEEWFFSGSDTSIREYLREWGFSERYVENFVAPFYGGITLDRSLATSKRVFAYTFRALSEGRIGVPSAGMGAIPEQLRESAEAEGATVLTGEGVEAVDPAGDASGGVTVETTDRAVEADAAVVATDPKTARDLTDVDAVPTEGVPSTTQYYRLPATTPVETGKKILLNSDEPSPNVVVPLTDVAPEYAPDGEQLLCATFLGDDARFRDADDLAADTREALAAWFPERSFGGLEPVHTDRIEFAQFAQPPGVHESLPDARDPEGAVYLAGDYTEWSSIQGAMESGKTAAEAVLADR encoded by the coding sequence ATGTCGGAATCGCCGAACGTCGTCGTCGCCGGCGCGGGACTGGCGGGACTGGTCGCCGCCCGGCGCCTCGCGGCGGCGGGCGCGGAGGTCACCGTCTACGAACGCCGGCCGGAGGTGGGTGGCCGTGTCCGCACGCGACACGAGGACGGCTTCACGCTCGACCGCGGCTTCCAGGTGCTGTTCACGGGCTACCCGGCCGTCCGCCGGGAGCTGGACGTCGCGGCGCTGGACCTCCGCGGCTTCCGCCCCGGCGCCGTCATCTGCTCGACCGCCGAGGGCACGCGGAGCGTCCTCTCGGACCCGCTTCGGGACCCGCGGGCGCTCGTCGAGTCGGTGTTCAACCGCGAGGTGACGACGACCGACAAACTCCGGACGCTCGCGCTCCGGCAGGATCTGGCGGGCCGCGACGAGGAGTGGTTCTTCTCCGGGTCGGACACGAGCATCCGCGAGTACCTCCGCGAGTGGGGCTTCTCCGAGCGGTACGTCGAGAACTTCGTCGCCCCCTTCTACGGCGGGATCACGCTGGATCGCTCGCTGGCGACCTCCAAACGCGTGTTCGCGTACACGTTCCGCGCGCTGTCGGAGGGCCGGATCGGCGTGCCGAGCGCGGGGATGGGCGCGATCCCCGAGCAGCTGCGCGAGTCGGCGGAGGCGGAAGGCGCGACGGTCCTCACGGGCGAGGGCGTCGAGGCGGTCGACCCGGCGGGCGACGCGAGCGGCGGCGTCACGGTCGAGACGACCGACCGCGCGGTCGAGGCCGACGCCGCGGTCGTCGCAACCGACCCGAAGACGGCGCGCGACCTGACCGACGTCGACGCGGTCCCGACCGAGGGCGTGCCGTCGACGACGCAGTACTACCGGCTCCCCGCGACCACACCCGTCGAGACGGGGAAGAAGATCCTGCTCAACAGCGACGAGCCGTCGCCGAACGTCGTCGTCCCGCTCACCGACGTGGCGCCGGAGTACGCCCCGGACGGCGAGCAGTTGCTGTGTGCGACGTTCCTCGGCGACGACGCCCGGTTCCGCGACGCCGACGACCTCGCGGCCGACACCCGCGAGGCGCTCGCGGCTTGGTTCCCCGAGCGCAGTTTCGGGGGGTTGGAGCCGGTCCACACCGACCGCATCGAGTTCGCGCAGTTCGCCCAGCCGCCGGGCGTCCACGAGTCGCTCCCCGACGCACGCGACCCCGAGGGGGCGGTGTACCTCGCGGGCGACTACACCGAGTGGTCGTCGATCCAGGGGGCGATGGAGAGCGGGAAGACCGCCGCCGAGGCGGTGCTGGCGGACCGCTGA
- a CDS encoding metallophosphoesterase → MLNAGFRDRAVHLRDADALVVADLHVGRAEASDVEYPLGEASDLVGRLAALLDRFEPAEVVLAGDVLHQFGRVSLAVADSLAALVDACRDAGARPVLVRGNHDTALADAWDGPIHDAYELDLRVGGAPAVVRHGHEPPPDDEDAGLYVVGHDHPTIAIEGQRHPCYLYAERAYRGADVLMLPAFSRLAAGVEVNGMRARDFQSPFVPDANALRPILARGGADADADAGDGEGASDPGRTGGVGGDSDGDSADGSDGDHDAPLEFPPLGEFRRLL, encoded by the coding sequence GTGTTGAACGCCGGCTTCCGCGACCGCGCCGTCCACCTCCGCGACGCCGACGCGCTCGTCGTCGCCGACCTCCACGTCGGCCGCGCGGAGGCGTCGGACGTCGAGTACCCGCTGGGAGAGGCGAGCGACCTCGTAGGACGGCTCGCGGCGCTGCTCGACCGGTTCGAGCCGGCCGAGGTCGTCCTCGCCGGCGACGTGCTCCACCAGTTCGGACGCGTGTCGCTGGCGGTCGCCGACTCGCTGGCCGCCCTCGTCGACGCCTGCCGCGACGCCGGCGCCCGGCCCGTGCTCGTCCGCGGCAACCACGACACCGCCCTCGCGGACGCGTGGGACGGTCCGATCCACGACGCCTACGAACTCGACCTCCGGGTCGGGGGCGCGCCCGCGGTCGTCCGCCACGGCCACGAGCCGCCGCCCGACGACGAGGACGCCGGGCTGTACGTGGTCGGCCACGACCACCCCACCATCGCCATCGAGGGCCAGCGCCACCCCTGTTACCTGTACGCCGAACGCGCCTACCGCGGCGCCGACGTGTTGATGCTCCCGGCGTTCAGCCGCCTCGCCGCCGGCGTCGAGGTGAACGGGATGCGGGCGCGCGACTTCCAGTCGCCGTTCGTCCCCGACGCGAACGCGCTGCGGCCGATCCTCGCACGCGGCGGCGCGGACGCGGACGCGGACGCGGGCGACGGTGAGGGGGCGAGCGACCCCGGGCGGACGGGCGGTGTCGGCGGCGACAGCGACGGCGACAGCGCCGACGGCAGCGACGGCGACCACGACGCGCCGCTGGAGTTCCCGCCGCTGGGGGAGTTCCGCCGGCTGTTGTGA
- a CDS encoding threonine synthase: MQTTDAFDGLACTDCGASFGVDEHGRCPDCGAPLSPTYDLDGVDADAFGDADAPGQYRFGDLLPFPADAAVTAGEGATPLVRTDRLADELGVAAAYVKDEGRNPTGTVHDRGMSLAVTAAADRGLEPLALAAAGNAGQSAAAYAGRTDLRSYSFVPSRTAFSNKAMVNVHGGEMRVVGGRYGDAAAAVDEQLETDYHSLQEFTTPYRHDGAKTLAYELLDGRFGDGGSDAPGLPDAVVLPASTGELVVGVVRGLRDLVALGLAEEVPDVYAVQAAGCAPIATAFESGADAVDAWTGPDTIVGELEIDAPAGGDLALAALRDVGGEALTVEDDDALESAVTVAQTEVVEVGGAGGVALAGAWRLAEAGTLGDDDAVAVVNPDAGVKTPDVLRSHLMGKGI; encoded by the coding sequence ATGCAGACGACGGACGCGTTCGACGGGCTGGCGTGTACCGACTGCGGGGCGTCGTTCGGCGTCGACGAACACGGGCGCTGTCCCGACTGCGGCGCGCCGCTGTCGCCGACGTACGACCTCGACGGCGTCGACGCGGACGCCTTCGGCGACGCCGACGCGCCGGGACAGTACCGCTTCGGCGACCTCCTCCCGTTCCCGGCCGACGCGGCGGTCACCGCGGGCGAGGGCGCCACGCCGCTGGTGCGGACCGACCGCCTCGCCGACGAGTTGGGCGTCGCCGCGGCGTACGTCAAAGACGAGGGACGGAACCCGACCGGGACGGTCCACGACCGCGGCATGAGCCTCGCCGTGACCGCCGCGGCCGACCGCGGACTCGAACCGCTCGCGCTGGCGGCCGCCGGCAACGCGGGGCAGTCCGCGGCGGCGTACGCCGGTCGAACCGACCTGCGCTCGTACTCGTTCGTGCCCTCGCGGACCGCCTTCTCCAACAAGGCGATGGTGAACGTCCACGGCGGCGAGATGCGCGTCGTCGGCGGGCGCTACGGCGACGCCGCCGCGGCGGTCGACGAGCAACTGGAGACTGACTACCACTCCCTCCAGGAGTTCACGACGCCGTACCGCCACGACGGTGCGAAGACGCTCGCGTACGAACTGCTCGACGGTCGCTTCGGCGACGGCGGGAGCGACGCGCCCGGACTGCCCGACGCGGTCGTCCTCCCCGCGAGCACGGGCGAACTCGTCGTCGGCGTCGTCCGGGGGCTGCGGGACCTCGTCGCGCTCGGACTCGCCGAGGAGGTTCCGGACGTGTACGCGGTGCAGGCGGCCGGCTGTGCGCCGATCGCGACCGCGTTCGAGTCCGGCGCCGACGCCGTCGACGCGTGGACCGGTCCCGACACCATCGTCGGGGAACTCGAGATCGACGCGCCCGCCGGCGGCGACCTCGCGCTCGCGGCGCTGCGCGACGTCGGCGGCGAGGCGCTCACCGTCGAAGACGACGACGCCTTAGAGAGCGCGGTGACCGTCGCACAGACGGAGGTCGTCGAGGTCGGCGGCGCCGGCGGCGTCGCGCTGGCGGGCGCGTGGCGCCTCGCGGAGGCTGGCACCCTCGGCGACGACGACGCCGTCGCGGTCGTCAACCCCGACGCGGGCGTGAAGACGCCTGACGTGCTCCGCAGCCACCTGATGGGCAAGGGGATCTGA
- the pdhA gene encoding pyruvate dehydrogenase (acetyl-transferring) E1 component subunit alpha has protein sequence MSDADAGPGPDESAESEPDPMGDVYRVLGPDGEVRGELPDLDEETLLAIYRDMVTARRFDERAVSLQRQGRIGTYAAIEGQEASSVAATHALRDDDPVFYQYREHGAVVARGFPPEYLAYWMGHEAGTAGLADIDVFPLNIGIAAHLPHAVGAAMAFDYRGDDRVACAHFGDGATSEGDFHEALNFAGVFDAPSVFVCHNNGWAISIPREDQTASPTLAQKADAYGFEGVRVDGMDPLAVYRVVDEAARKARGGTDGDHRPTLIETVEYRFGAHTTADDPSAYRDDDAGDAWRAWDPIPRMAGFLRREGIADDERLEAIREEADERVAAVIDEAERFEADPAAMFDDVYAETPRELERQKEGLLAAIERHGRDAFLREE, from the coding sequence ATGAGCGACGCCGACGCCGGACCGGGACCGGACGAGTCAGCGGAGTCCGAGCCGGATCCGATGGGGGACGTGTACCGCGTGTTGGGACCGGACGGCGAGGTCCGCGGCGAGCTACCCGACCTCGACGAGGAGACGCTGCTGGCCATCTACCGGGACATGGTGACTGCGCGCCGGTTCGACGAGCGCGCGGTCAGCCTCCAGCGACAGGGGCGGATCGGCACCTACGCCGCCATCGAGGGGCAGGAGGCCAGTTCCGTCGCCGCGACGCACGCCCTGCGCGACGACGACCCCGTGTTCTACCAGTACCGCGAGCACGGCGCCGTCGTCGCCCGCGGGTTCCCCCCGGAGTACCTCGCCTACTGGATGGGCCACGAGGCGGGGACCGCCGGGCTGGCCGACATCGACGTGTTCCCGCTGAACATCGGCATCGCGGCGCACCTGCCACACGCCGTCGGCGCCGCGATGGCGTTCGACTACCGCGGCGACGACCGGGTCGCGTGCGCCCACTTCGGCGACGGCGCGACCAGCGAGGGCGACTTCCACGAGGCGCTCAACTTCGCCGGCGTGTTCGACGCGCCGAGCGTGTTCGTCTGTCACAACAACGGCTGGGCCATCTCGATCCCCCGCGAGGACCAGACGGCCAGCCCGACGCTCGCGCAGAAGGCCGACGCGTACGGCTTCGAGGGCGTCCGCGTCGACGGGATGGACCCGCTGGCGGTGTACCGCGTCGTCGACGAGGCCGCCCGGAAGGCCCGCGGCGGGACGGACGGCGACCACCGCCCGACGCTGATCGAGACCGTGGAGTACCGCTTCGGCGCCCACACCACCGCCGACGACCCGAGCGCCTACCGCGACGACGACGCCGGCGACGCGTGGCGTGCGTGGGACCCGATCCCCCGGATGGCGGGGTTCCTCCGGCGGGAAGGTATCGCGGACGACGAACGACTGGAGGCGATCCGCGAGGAAGCGGACGAGCGCGTCGCCGCCGTCATCGACGAGGCCGAGCGGTTCGAGGCGGACCCGGCGGCGATGTTCGACGACGTGTACGCCGAGACGCCGCGGGAGCTGGAGCGGCAGAAGGAGGGACTGCTGGCCGCCATCGAGCGACACGGGCGGGACGCGTTCCTGCGGGAGGAGTGA
- a CDS encoding metal-dependent transcriptional regulator yields MLSDVMEDYLKAIYVLQTEEGPPVSTSAIAERVGKTPPTVTSMLDTLEERGLVEREKYKGAELTAEGRTVALEVLRHHRLLEAYLAEHLDYSWSEVHEEADALEHHISEEFERRVAAALGDPAVDPHGDPIPNVDLDPPSDDGSRPLTEFDVGDRVVIARVSDRDDDELEYLDRAGITPGTTVEVRDVAPFGMVTVAVPDDPDGDAAHEQSLPESVAAAVRVRPTGTEESAPPDAGVGGA; encoded by the coding sequence ATGTTGAGCGACGTGATGGAGGACTACTTGAAGGCGATCTACGTCCTCCAGACCGAGGAGGGACCGCCGGTGTCGACCTCGGCTATCGCGGAGCGGGTCGGCAAGACGCCGCCGACCGTGACCAGCATGCTCGACACCCTCGAGGAGCGCGGCCTCGTCGAGCGCGAGAAGTACAAGGGCGCCGAGTTGACCGCGGAGGGGCGGACGGTGGCGCTGGAAGTGCTCCGCCACCACCGGCTGCTGGAGGCGTACCTCGCCGAGCACCTCGACTACTCGTGGAGCGAGGTCCACGAGGAGGCCGACGCGCTCGAACACCACATCAGCGAGGAGTTCGAACGCCGGGTCGCCGCGGCGCTGGGCGACCCCGCGGTCGACCCGCACGGCGACCCGATCCCGAACGTCGACCTCGACCCCCCGAGCGACGACGGCTCGCGGCCGCTCACCGAGTTCGACGTCGGAGACCGCGTCGTCATCGCCCGCGTCAGCGACCGCGACGACGACGAACTGGAGTACCTCGACCGCGCCGGCATCACGCCCGGGACGACCGTCGAGGTCCGCGACGTCGCCCCCTTCGGGATGGTGACCGTCGCCGTGCCCGACGACCCCGACGGCGACGCCGCGCACGAACAGAGCCTCCCCGAGAGCGTCGCCGCCGCCGTCAGGGTTCGCCCGACCGGGACCGAGGAGTCGGCGCCGCCCGACGCGGGGGTGGGCGGTGCGTGA